CGCCCAGGCCGCGCAGCGCGGAGCGGCCCTCGCAGCCGCCGCCTCGCAGCGGTGCGGCCAGCCGGAGCCGGGCCCCTTCGTGCGCCTACACGGTGGGGATATTGAGGCCAGGCTAGAGGAGGGGTATTCGCCTCGGGAAATGGTGGGATTGTTAATGGTTTGCGCCTCAGAAGCTGCGAAATGCCCCGGGAATGTTTGCGTATCAAATTAACGTGAAGACGGAAGCCATCTCCTCTCTAATGAGAATGATTTGCGTTTTGTGTCACCTTTTTCTCCAGAGACGCTCAAACCAGACAACTGCAAGATGCTGTGACAAATGTGGAGAAGCATTTTGGGGAGCTGTGCCAAATCTTTGCTGCTTATGTACGGAAAACTGCCAGACTGCGAGACAAAGCAGACCTCCTGGTGAATGAAATCAACGTGTATGCCTCTACGGAGACCCCAAATTTAAAGCAGGGCCTGAAAAACTTTGCTGATGAGTTTGCCAAACTTCAGGATTATCGACAAGCAGAGGTATGGAGTGAGGTCACAGCGTCATTGTTGTGAATGAGCCCTGAAGTAGTGGATGAGGGAACCCTGAAGACTTGCACTGGTAATCTACCTAACTGCAGTGGCGAACACACACTTGATGATAAACGTACATTTTCAAATCTGTAACACTGAGAGAGTTATTAAAGGGAAGCTTCCCGTGATGTTACCGTTTTCAAACTAAACTTTAGGGTGTTTGAAGTCCtgaatttctccacgtcctttgCCAACTTTTGGCCAAGGGGTGAGTATTTACAGGGGCCGTAAACATAGTATACCCCTGGGGAAGAAAAGGAGCATGACTTGTGTCTtgtaagtatattttaaagtatgtgtggagatggaagatgTTGGGAATAGTAATGTGAGTGAATAAGTAATAAATGGACAAGAGATCCTTGCTGCTTCCCTGCTCTGGAAAGTTGACCAATGttcattgaagaaaaaaaaggaactggTTTATATCATCGATTCAAACCAGCAGTGAAacttttggagtttttttttgctttgccGGCGAGGGAAGAAGGTGGTCttgtaattgttttctttctaaaagtccattttttcctttaatacctTATAAATACTTCGTTTATATTTACGTTAGATGTCAAGAGACAAGTTAATTTGTAAGAAGTTGTCCAGTTAGAGCTGCATTGCTGCTTTTCTCATCAGTGCTTTTGATCCTTTTTTAAAGCCTGAAAcagaaatttgatttaaaaaccctacaaaaacaaaatgaggataatgatctTTCAGCCTATTACAGCTATTCATACAGAAATTTGAGTAGTAATTATATTTAGAGGTACTTTTTGGGAAAATGTTGGGTTCTTGTCATATGTTTTTTCTGTAATAAGCAACTCTCAGTTATACATAACTGGGGATTTACTATTTCAAAAATTTATACTCACAGATAATCCTAAAATCCTGTGTTAGCCACTAATTTCAATGTTCCTTTCTAGGAAACTTTTATGCTATTATCAGATAGCAAAGTGAATTCATGTACACTTGTTCTcctctttgtttcccttgcttacCAAACAGTGGAGGTGCTAATGAACAATTAGCAAAAGGTGGGCGAccaaaaggagaacagaaaaaagacgTGGATGATCTCACACTGCATAGTCAGTGTGTGGATTATTCAAAATGGTATAGAGTAAACTATCCTGAATATTCATGGTTTTGATTTTAGGATTCCTAATATTTAAATGCTCAATGAGAaattgattttcttcattttcctaaaatcttttaaaatgaaacattcaTATGCACTTTGTTgacagaaactaaagaaaaatcaatatgcAATGTACTCACTGATTATATAAACATGTATCATCAAAAAAAGCCTTTTTCCTTCtacaaaagtaatatatgttCATTTTAAACACTTAAATACGTGTCACCTTGTATTACctatcctgaaaaagaaaattttactgtCGAAGTCTTATTTTTTGTGTGCTATATTTATATACTTACCTTTAAAGCAAATCCTTTTCTTCAGTGCTTTTCAGTAGTGCTATTAGTAAAAGAAGAATTACTCAAAATGTGATGATAAAAATTGTAGTGTTTAAGAAAAACTGTTTAattctaaataaaagaaagatcaaCCATACTGTTTGACAACTCAGCAAGCCTGAGACCATTTATCTTGTTCTCTAAGCTTTTCTAATCTACAAATGGcttctcagaaaaaaattgcACTTAATACAGTGGTCTCTAAGCTTTTTTGCCTTTGAGGGTTATGTTGCTTTAAATGTTTCCAATGAGCTATTTCTTtcagctttgatttttttatttggaaactTGGGCTATATTGTATTTCGGAGATAAAGTATGTAAAGTATCCAACACTGTGCTAAACACACTGAAAGTGGTAGCTGTATTAAAATTTGAGATGTCTTAAAACTTACCCCAAAACTACTACTTTAAGATAGAAAAGTAATACAGAGATGATGGTGTGGCAAGGATGAGCTCCTTGGAAACCCGAGACATTTTCTTGTCATATTGCACACCAGctgcttttctgcttttattgTTACTGTATAGCTTAACAGTTTTTAATGTGTTTGAGTTTAGATTCTGTCTTATCAATTTCTcatgattcttttatttataaagataACTGTGACATTTtaatctaaaaattttaaaatattaatctgtGTAGTAATTATGTTCAAGTTAAACAGCACAGgatttatttcagaatttaaattttgatatgtatGTGTTGCTTTTCAGttacattttataataattttcaatAGGTTGAACGACTTGAAGCCAAAGTAGTTGAACCTTTGAAAGCTTATGGAACCATTGTAAAAATGAAACGAGTAAGtaaattcatttgtttcttctattATTAGGTATTCTGGCAAAGAGTATGAGGTTTCCGataattgtctttttaataaaaagtacaaattaatatttattcattctttttacaCACTCTGAAGCATTATTTCTTAGAACTTTGAGaatgaaattttttattgagCTTACTAAGTAAACTACTATAGCAACATAAagcattattttgtttattatggGAACATTAAAATATGTCATATTTATAGTCATGAAGAATATATGGACAGAAATCATTTTACTAAATGAATAtaagtttgtatttttgtttgaaagCAGACAATAACATGACTAAAAATAAGTATgacaaaattctatttttttcaattgaggtataattgacatatattagtTTTAAGTGTATAGCATATTGatctgatatttgtatatattgtccagtgatcaccacaataagtctaattcacatctgtcaccatacagctagaaattttttttttcttgtgatgaggcgtttaaagatctattctcttagcaacttccaaatatgcaacacaatattattaactatagtcaccatgctatacattacatccctaaagttctattttttaaatcagctttattgaggtataatttatatgcaCTAAAATCCTCTCATTTTAAGTGTtcattgagttttgacaaatgtgtatacacatgtaactaccaccacaatcaagatattttgtgtgtgttgagatatatacatatatatacatatatatggttaTAGTTTTGCATTGAAATTGTGTCATTATTTTGAGAGGATATTAAACActcgcgtgcacacacacacaaagacacacactaATTATGCTGTAGTATTGCTGTGGTAATGCCTGAATCAAACAAGGAGTGTTCTCTCATTCTTAAaacagtgtgtgtgtattttatttcttaaatcagATTTTTATTAGCAAAAAAATGCTTATTTGCAGGATGACCTCAAAGCAACATTAACAGCAAGGAATCGAGAAGCTAAACAGTTAACTCAGTTAGAAAGAACACGTCAGCGAAACCCATCTGACCGACATGTTATTGTATCCTTTGAATTTTGGTCTTTAAAAAGACGTTTTGTAAGgtatgaaatatgaaatatatatatggaaattatgcatttatacttttaaatgtgTACAGAATTTGAATATAAAGATTGAAAAGAAATGCATGCATTTATGAATTCTCACTATAAAAATTAGCCAATTTTAAAGAGAATACACCACCTAATTCAATCTCCTTTATTGTTTTCCacaattgatatacaaaaaataaaacacttataaATGTAGATGTTTTTATACAGAGTAAATTCTAaaattctgagattttttttcacatgatgactattaattataaaattaacttaAAGGTCTGTTATTAATTCTAATGTATCAATGTCCTTTCTGCCCTGCttttgagaaaaggaaggaaaaatcattttttccccagtataattcccttcatctttaaaagaaaaaaaaaacaccatgaaACTCACAATATGACTTCCAGCCAAAGACCCTCAGGAGATTGAAGAGTATAATTGAGGTCCACAGCTGGACACAAAGGATCTATATGGCAGTGTCTACTGTAACAAGGTTCTTCTGTTAAGaatgcctattttttaaattagaacgTGCCTTGTTCATTactaaacaaaagaagagaaaatagtgcCTGGCTAATTGCGAGCCTCTGGGATAGGTGCAATTGTATACAAAGTACTAACTTATCCAGCTGCTTCTTTTTCCCATTCCCTCCTATGTCTCCTTCCTACTTCCTTAAGGTTTTTACTGCCCAGCTCAGCCAGAAACCACATGAGGAGTGGCTCTTTGGGGGCATTTGAGGTTCCAGAACACCTCCATTCCTGAGGGGATTCCCTTGAGCAGTGATTTGGGGCTGCGTCACTTGCCTGGTCCTCCTTCCTTTGGACCAAAGGTACATACGCCCAACTTTGTAATAAACAAAAATGGGCAGCCACAGGGCTGGGATTGCCCATTGGAGGCTGGAACAGGAACAGCTAGACAGTAGTTGATGCTTAAGATCCACCAACTGGAGATTACAGAGTCTAGGTTTTAAGCAAGTTGGAGAAACCAGAGACTGCTGGAGAAGTTATGACTGACAACTAGGGACAAACGCAGAGGTGAGGGAATGTCAGTAGTTTTTAAGAATTAAGCCAGAGTtgaaaattttgttgttttgtttggagGAGAGTgtataaaggcaaaaaaaatgtcACATCTGGACTCCTGAGTGGTTGGCAAGATTGAATCAGAGATAGTATTAGTAAGGACACTCAACACAGAAATGAAGCTATTCCTAAGTCTGCCTTAGAggctctgctgtacacagtggTGTGGAGGAGGTGTCTTATGGTAGATGAAGCAGGTCTGTGGATTCACATGTGGGGAAATGCAACAACTGAGTAGATTCTTGCTCTCAGTGAATTGCTATGCTCACTGGGAAAGATCTGTGACTTCAGTGGATTTTAATGACCTGAgactagaaaataaaagacaatccCTACATATAAATGTATTCAGTATAAATATGGAAATATTCAATCATAGAATATTAACCAGGATAGACCCTTAAATTTTAGCTGACTATTCAAAAGAAGCACATTAAAATTCAATGTGTAAAATATAATGGAATAGCCCTGGCCCCAGAAGATGGAGTAAAGAATCATCCCAGGGCTTTGCCAGTTCAGCCCTCAAGGCCCCTGGTGGCTTCTGAACAAGCTTCCtataacatattttgaaatacacTAATCTGGCTCACTTTTTTATAAGCCATTTTGCACTTGTGACTAATTTGATTAAATATACTGATAATTCAGTCGTAGCTTAGTATTTCAATCAAAAGCATTTCCTACTCAAATTGGGACATTATAGGATTTTGAAGAATCTTCAACAAAAGAAAGATATAGAAATCTGTATCCTCTTTGCTAAAaatagctgtgtaactttggttGAGTTGCTGTGCTGAAGTAAAAAGGAGTTCAGACTTCAAGAAATGGATAGTAGTTGCCAGAGGATGGTAGATTACGTTACAGACGTCCCAGCTGTGGCTTATGCTTCCCCATTCTTTTCTAGTTTAGCCAACACTAGTTACCCTTCTAGAGTTTAAAATGAAACTATCAGTAAATGGGGAGAGGAAAGACAAAagtcaaaaggaagaagaaacaagtaAAGAATTGCGTGAGTCACATGTAATAGACAGTATTAGGAAATTAGTCTGCTTGAATACTATCATTAGTAAAAGGTTAACATGCATCAAATAAGAGAAGTTTTTTCATGCTAATAAATCTTTAAAGGAGCTCTATTTTACTTTGAATTTCCTGTGatgaagttatattttaaaaatcccaagcCCAATAACAGTACAGAGTATTATTTTTGATTGCTGGGTATGATTAAAagtttgtatgttttttaaaaactttacatCCTATATggcaaatatacacacatatacacgcaggtataaatgaatatatttttaaatgcttagtATCTTGAAATTGTATATTTGAATTAATTGTAAGAGTATATACAATATTAATATGTAATTAATGTATAATCTAATTGCAaaagtatataattatataagaGTATATGATTTGAATTTATTGAAACAAATTGttctctttgaaatgtattttttcctttatgaaaaaTTTCAGTCACAGGTGGGTAATAAAGTGGTGTGTCAAGAGATGGATCCTTATAGTAAACCCTTTTACTTATTTCAATTTCtacattttcttgaaaaagagAGCCAGGGCTGAATGTCAGAATATGATGTCACAAAACTTTGATGACAAATGCAGATTTTTCCCATGAATTAACTATTGAATGATGATGTGTGATACTTTTGAGTAAATGCAATACTAGCATAGGAAATGAAACTTTATTAGAAagaatttaataagaaaattggACTACGTCTTTTAAAATCTCTATGTTACTgtttaacaaaaaattttaaatatttttgggcAACTATTGTCCTAAAAGATgagatactcttttttttttttgagggagattagccctgagctaacatctgctgccaatcctcctctttttgctgaggaagactggccctgagctaacatatgtgcccatcttcctctactttatatgtgggacgcctaccacagcatggcttgccaagcagtgtcatatctgaaccggcgaaccctgggccacttaagcggaacgtgcgcacttaaccgctgtgccactgggtcggcccctggATGAGATACTTTTTTaagagaaatgcatcattagacTAGAAATGTCCTGCATTTTATAGAACTGTAGCCACTAGCTATATATGGCTGTTGAGCTCTTGAAATGCAACTAGAGTAACTGAGGAACCGGttggcttttaaattttcatttagttttaacTTGTTTAAATGTACATAGCCACCTGCGGCTAGTGGTCACCATATTGATTGTACAACACAGATCTAGATAGTATGAGTACTTGTCATTAGAGTATATAAAACAAAGCATTAGACTTGCCAGCTAATTTATTagttactatatatatattttttgtaataagCATTAACAAAATAGTAACAGTATGATATTGTTAGCTTATAAGAATATACAAATAGAAACCCCATGCTGGAATAAATATTTCTAGTGTATATTCTTTTCTACCTGGGATATTACAGAGTTAGAAATATTTAATGCatttggagaaatagaaaattgaaagTACTTAAGTCAcaggttctttcttttttggggagAAAGGGTtaaaggggagagagagtgagaagtaAAAGGATAGTGGCACAGACAGCGAAATAGGTAAAAGcagtagaaaatacagaaaatgttttACAGTAAATCATCCAAGGGTGATACAGGGAAAAAATGGTTgtgtagaaagaaaggaaagaaattttgttttcttttgtttgaggTTATGAATCATGTCACTTAGTAGATTTAGAGTTCTTTATTCTGCATGTGCTAATTATATAGATCATTTTATCTCATGTGGTAAATACATTATTGAACAGTTTACACTGTTATGCCAAAAAGCCAGTACTGCAGTGGTAGCATTTACACATAGATTCAGTTGAGTGgattttgacttgatttttttgtatctttGGGGAATACTTTTGTAGGCAGAAACCGAATTGCAGAGAGCTA
Above is a genomic segment from Equus asinus isolate D_3611 breed Donkey chromosome 12, EquAss-T2T_v2, whole genome shotgun sequence containing:
- the CIBAR1 gene encoding CBY1-interacting BAR domain-containing protein 1 isoform X1; translated protein: MLRRVLENRDAQTRQLQDAVTNVEKHFGELCQIFAAYVRKTARLRDKADLLVNEINVYASTETPNLKQGLKNFADEFAKLQDYRQAEVERLEAKVVEPLKAYGTIVKMKRDDLKATLTARNREAKQLTQLERTRQRNPSDRHVISQAETELQRATMDATRTTRHLEETIDNFEKQKIKDIKTIFSEFITIEMLFHGKALEVYTAAYQNIQKIDEEEDLEVFRNSLYPPDYSSRLDIVRANSKSPLQRSLSAKCVSGTGQVSACRLRKDQQADDDDEDEDLDVTKEEN
- the CIBAR1 gene encoding CBY1-interacting BAR domain-containing protein 1 isoform X2: MLRRVLENRDAQTRQLQDAVTNVEKHFGELCQIFAAYVRKTARLRDKADLLVNEINVYASTETPNLKQGLKNFADEFAKLQDYRQAEVERLEAKVVEPLKAYGTIVKMKRDDLKATLTARNREAKQLTQLERTRQRNPSDRHVISQAETELQRATMDATRTTRHLEETIDNFEKQKIKDIKVFRNSLYPPDYSSRLDIVRANSKSPLQRSLSAKCVSGTGQVSACRLRKDQQADDDDEDEDLDVTKEEN